A genome region from Flammeovirga agarivorans includes the following:
- a CDS encoding sulfurtransferase, which yields MKNIISAPELHELLQNEKLIILDASQPGNKAGLVASNPDLQIKGARTFDIKNDFSDTSSSLPNMLQDEQNFEKAVQALGINQDSILVAYDNLGIFTSPRAWWMFKTMGYNNISVLNGGLDAWIDKGFPTEAIGTSQVFDKGNFKASFNKNAVVDAKYVYENVNKSTDQVIDARGKQRFDGTVEEPRPGMRSGHIPNSQNLPFKKLLENGFYKSIEKRKEIFDQLNLDQEKPLIFSCGSGITAVVDLLGAEDILPQEKKVYDGSWTEWGQSKYPIATNKD from the coding sequence ATGAAGAATATTATTTCTGCACCTGAACTTCATGAATTACTTCAAAACGAAAAGCTTATTATTTTAGACGCTAGCCAACCTGGTAATAAAGCGGGATTAGTAGCATCAAACCCTGATTTACAGATAAAAGGTGCTCGTACTTTTGATATCAAAAACGACTTTAGTGACACTTCTTCTTCCCTGCCTAATATGTTACAAGATGAGCAGAACTTTGAAAAAGCAGTACAAGCGTTAGGAATCAATCAAGATAGTATTCTGGTCGCCTATGATAATCTTGGAATATTTACCAGTCCAAGAGCTTGGTGGATGTTTAAAACGATGGGCTATAATAATATTTCTGTACTAAATGGTGGCCTTGATGCATGGATAGACAAAGGTTTCCCTACTGAAGCCATCGGTACTTCACAAGTTTTCGATAAAGGAAATTTCAAGGCATCGTTCAATAAAAATGCTGTTGTTGATGCTAAATATGTATATGAGAACGTAAACAAATCAACGGATCAAGTTATAGATGCTAGAGGGAAACAGCGTTTTGATGGAACGGTGGAAGAGCCTCGCCCAGGAATGAGAAGTGGACATATTCCAAACTCACAAAACCTGCCTTTTAAAAAACTTCTTGAAAATGGATTTTATAAAAGTATTGAAAAAAGAAAAGAAATCTTTGATCAACTTAATTTAGATCAGGAGAAACCCTTAATTTTTTCTTGTGGTTCTGGTATTACGGCAGTTGTTGATTTGTTAGGTGCTGAAGATATACTTCCACAAGAGAAAAAAGTATATGATGGCTCTTGGACGGAATGGGGACAATCGAAATATCCTATTGCAACAAATAAAGACTAA
- a CDS encoding DinB family protein yields the protein MKKKDIPFMPEFYDRYINLCEDKDVVDVLSETLVNINMDNVEKMRELGTRVYATGKWTMHDIIQHIIDTERILAYRALRFAREDKTEIEGFEENAYAVTALGYQRDFDELVAEFQAVRMGTIAMFKSFTDEMLLQEGVASGIKNNVLAIGFTIAGHQLHHGNVIKERYFPLLDQ from the coding sequence ATGAAAAAAAAAGATATCCCATTTATGCCAGAATTTTACGACCGTTACATCAACCTATGTGAGGATAAAGATGTCGTAGATGTTCTTTCTGAAACACTGGTTAACATCAATATGGATAATGTTGAAAAGATGAGAGAACTGGGTACTAGAGTCTATGCAACTGGAAAATGGACAATGCATGATATTATTCAACATATTATCGATACAGAGAGAATTCTAGCCTATAGAGCATTACGATTTGCCCGAGAGGACAAAACAGAAATCGAGGGTTTTGAAGAGAACGCTTATGCAGTAACCGCTTTAGGTTATCAAAGAGATTTTGATGAATTGGTAGCTGAATTTCAAGCTGTACGAATGGGCACAATTGCCATGTTTAAAAGCTTTACCGACGAAATGCTTTTACAGGAAGGTGTAGCTAGTGGGATTAAGAATAACGTTCTCGCTATTGGCTTTACAATTGCTGGTCATCAATTACATCATGGGAATGTAATTAAAGAAAGATACTTCCCATTGTTGGATCAATAA
- a CDS encoding sulfatase-like hydrolase/transferase: protein MRRLLLFTIIFIMRLTSIYADTWYVKADGTDAAENGTQEAPFQTISYAIAQASNDDIIHIIGTVIEYGITINKSITIEGDAPLTSIVQGNIESPFVRLENGEVPASNQRIFTMSQNEQIVTFRNLTIKYGFEGGQAGAIYNNKLNSQLTVENCNFIENYAKSQGGAISTNRELTVKNSSFINNKSATHSGAINNNSNLIPLVIENCLFYGNVAGGTGTGASVRANAKEVTFLNNTFAYNSTEAVNKSAGINLYSALSDDDKANNRTIVVNMHNNILFNNIVGDDVRADGEDIVISNEADTDFNVSGNIISYVHSASDRAPFENGTNYLQKAQVAESALKFGELQQAENGLYILPIYNTSLADASGTASGTITDAIGQTKSNNDIGHLGVGSLALPPIFITDPFQNYPENQEKLTLQTLSPNNNVSYEITGGEDQTSFNLSSEGELSFVTTPSVDIAADHDGDNVYKVEITITEGDLSTTELFELSIVGAKLNVVMIVLDDLNDYIGFMGGYLKTKTPNIDKLATQGVSFMNAHSNAPLCDPSRASFLNGILPMTSQHFGTGGSNWKNNPVLKESKLISEYFMDNGYTTYKTGKITHSTSGEDKWWDYVHEDSQDYGPVAYNGKSGAIHSSSIHQMADVGGSLDGVYGRLSDIPTAMRHQTLDDNSGFDRLIEGWYSTITGEKFNYVSEEDRDLMPDEKNTDWAVEHINALSDADSEDPFFMAVGIIRPHSPFVVPDKYFDMFPLESIELPKIYLDDREDFTYDRTNRGHEIVDALEHSHIDKNEGLKRYFQGYLASVAFADEMVGKVVDAVENSKYKDNTVIMLFSDHGYLMGEKDYSHKNNLWEHSTRVPLIIKSPIHKNTHGGKVNHPVSLVDIYPTLQDLCSLTGDTKFSEAGADLDGNSLKPFLFDVNSSDFTGDEVALSVIGNWFYKTSDRQNYGIKSQRFRYINRYDGQDELYDHKYDQDEFINVIDDPAYVEVLAAFQKKMEYKLRPDYALNDHLENLDLAYEKSDNWKSFSKDWGVPIENDGSLVQRVNAGVSENFITYEVTNPGVLTVETWVPYKSVLNEDTGKWQNIPVEYGTWKVYYSTDNSTWEEMMTNEIVGSYTWDSNIYTYENMTDFPEGTKYIKIVLEGDGEDHAAALLGSVRIYKAEDRNMIMDLDNIVVDVDESIFEIESKRYRTSSTILPIKADDFSSSEKYFQKSDNTYLTDDDGKDFHQDGKRLVRSSTEDAFVIYEVENIGAIRVEAVELHSSGTYIANNDTVLKDYQIEVLVSQDNNTYQSLEMRSISLFINDIINAEGVIDQYRHSHKFAFVSNKEIPEGTKYVKILMKNGVENESPSNWSFQLNGVYFYSDYLVPGSESSAPNDIVKLDQTITIDPIGDKKTTDADFELVASTSSNLELAYAIEGPASLDGTTITLTGAEGTVKITVSQLGNEEYNAASEIVTFNVSKEEVTVPETPENPEVPVDDEDPIEDGTPSDDNPILDAEIDIQDVSLFPIPASNVLYINGLPYEVDIMVVNLVGQVVMTTKAQDVIDISQLLNGIYFIKLGNLGSLRFIKN from the coding sequence ATGAGAAGATTATTACTATTTACTATCATTTTTATAATGAGGCTGACGTCTATTTATGCCGATACATGGTATGTAAAGGCTGATGGTACCGATGCAGCTGAAAATGGAACTCAAGAAGCTCCTTTTCAGACGATCTCATATGCTATTGCTCAGGCATCAAATGATGATATCATCCATATTATTGGAACAGTGATAGAGTATGGAATTACTATCAATAAATCTATAACTATTGAGGGAGATGCACCACTCACTTCTATAGTTCAAGGAAATATTGAATCACCTTTTGTACGTTTAGAGAATGGTGAAGTACCTGCTTCAAACCAACGTATTTTTACTATGTCTCAAAATGAGCAAATAGTAACTTTTAGAAATCTTACCATAAAGTATGGTTTTGAAGGGGGGCAAGCAGGAGCAATTTATAACAACAAATTGAACTCTCAATTAACGGTTGAAAATTGTAATTTTATTGAAAACTATGCAAAAAGCCAAGGTGGAGCTATTTCTACAAACAGAGAGCTAACAGTAAAAAATTCCTCGTTTATTAATAACAAGAGTGCCACACACAGTGGAGCTATTAATAATAACTCGAACCTAATCCCATTAGTGATCGAAAATTGCCTTTTTTATGGTAACGTTGCAGGTGGTACTGGTACGGGAGCTTCAGTTAGAGCAAATGCTAAAGAAGTCACTTTCTTAAATAACACCTTTGCTTATAATTCTACTGAGGCGGTCAATAAATCTGCTGGAATCAACTTATATTCAGCTTTAAGTGATGATGATAAAGCAAATAATAGAACTATTGTAGTGAACATGCATAACAATATTCTTTTTAATAATATTGTGGGTGATGACGTAAGAGCCGATGGAGAAGATATTGTTATCTCAAACGAGGCGGATACAGATTTTAATGTAAGTGGTAATATCATTTCATATGTTCACTCAGCTTCTGATAGAGCACCTTTTGAAAACGGGACAAATTATTTGCAGAAAGCACAAGTAGCCGAGTCAGCTTTAAAATTTGGTGAGTTGCAGCAAGCTGAAAATGGCTTATATATTTTACCAATTTATAATACCTCTTTGGCTGATGCATCAGGAACTGCATCAGGTACTATTACTGATGCAATAGGTCAAACAAAATCGAATAATGATATTGGACATTTAGGAGTAGGATCTTTAGCATTACCACCAATATTTATCACTGACCCATTTCAAAATTACCCTGAAAATCAAGAGAAGTTAACTTTACAAACACTATCTCCCAATAATAATGTTTCTTATGAGATTACAGGTGGTGAGGATCAGACCTCTTTTAATTTGTCTTCAGAAGGGGAACTATCATTTGTAACTACCCCAAGTGTAGATATAGCTGCAGATCATGATGGAGATAATGTTTATAAGGTTGAAATAACAATCACAGAGGGTGATCTTTCAACTACAGAATTATTTGAATTAAGTATTGTTGGAGCGAAGTTAAATGTAGTGATGATCGTTCTCGATGATCTAAATGATTACATTGGCTTTATGGGTGGTTATCTAAAAACAAAGACACCTAACATTGATAAATTGGCGACACAAGGTGTTTCATTTATGAATGCTCATTCCAACGCTCCTCTATGTGATCCATCAAGAGCCTCTTTCTTGAATGGTATATTACCTATGACTTCACAGCATTTTGGTACAGGTGGTAGTAACTGGAAGAATAACCCAGTACTAAAGGAATCAAAATTGATTTCAGAATACTTTATGGATAATGGTTACACCACTTACAAAACAGGTAAGATTACTCACTCTACCTCAGGTGAAGATAAATGGTGGGATTATGTACATGAGGATTCTCAAGATTATGGTCCAGTTGCTTATAATGGAAAAAGTGGAGCTATTCACTCAAGTTCTATTCACCAAATGGCAGATGTCGGTGGTTCGTTAGACGGTGTTTACGGAAGACTTTCTGATATTCCAACTGCAATGAGACATCAAACATTAGATGACAATTCTGGATTTGATAGATTAATTGAAGGATGGTACAGTACTATTACAGGAGAGAAATTTAATTACGTTTCTGAAGAGGACAGAGATCTTATGCCCGATGAGAAAAATACAGACTGGGCTGTTGAGCATATCAATGCTTTATCCGATGCAGATAGTGAAGACCCTTTTTTTATGGCAGTCGGAATCATTCGTCCCCATTCGCCTTTTGTAGTGCCAGACAAATATTTTGATATGTTCCCCTTAGAGAGCATTGAACTTCCAAAGATCTATTTAGATGACAGAGAAGATTTTACTTATGACCGTACGAATAGAGGACATGAGATTGTTGATGCTCTAGAACATAGTCATATCGATAAGAATGAAGGATTAAAAAGGTATTTCCAAGGCTACTTAGCAAGTGTTGCTTTTGCTGATGAAATGGTCGGTAAAGTTGTTGATGCTGTAGAGAATAGTAAGTACAAAGACAATACAGTGATCATGTTATTTAGCGATCATGGTTATTTGATGGGAGAAAAAGATTATTCTCACAAGAATAATCTTTGGGAACATTCGACTAGAGTTCCATTGATCATTAAATCACCTATCCATAAAAATACACATGGCGGAAAAGTAAATCACCCAGTATCATTGGTAGATATTTATCCTACATTGCAAGATTTATGTTCACTAACTGGAGATACAAAGTTTAGTGAAGCTGGAGCTGATTTAGACGGTAATAGTTTAAAGCCTTTCCTTTTTGATGTTAACTCTTCGGACTTTACAGGAGATGAAGTAGCTTTATCGGTAATAGGTAATTGGTTCTATAAAACTTCAGACCGTCAAAACTATGGTATAAAGAGTCAAAGGTTCCGTTATATTAATCGTTATGATGGCCAAGACGAATTGTATGATCACAAATATGACCAAGATGAATTTATCAATGTAATTGATGATCCTGCATATGTAGAAGTATTGGCTGCTTTCCAAAAGAAGATGGAATACAAACTACGTCCGGATTATGCTTTAAATGATCATTTAGAAAATTTAGATCTTGCTTATGAAAAGAGTGATAATTGGAAATCATTCTCTAAAGATTGGGGTGTACCTATTGAAAATGATGGATCTTTAGTACAAAGAGTTAATGCAGGAGTTTCAGAAAACTTTATCACTTACGAAGTGACCAACCCTGGAGTATTAACTGTCGAGACTTGGGTTCCCTATAAATCTGTATTGAATGAGGATACAGGAAAATGGCAAAATATCCCAGTTGAATATGGTACATGGAAAGTTTATTATTCTACTGACAACTCAACTTGGGAAGAAATGATGACCAATGAAATCGTTGGTAGCTATACTTGGGATAGTAATATCTATACCTATGAAAATATGACTGATTTCCCTGAAGGAACAAAATATATTAAAATTGTTTTAGAAGGAGATGGAGAAGATCATGCTGCTGCATTATTAGGAAGTGTTCGTATCTATAAAGCAGAAGATCGTAATATGATCATGGATCTAGATAATATTGTCGTAGATGTTGATGAATCAATTTTCGAAATCGAAAGTAAAAGGTACAGAACAAGCAGTACTATTTTGCCAATTAAGGCGGATGACTTTTCTTCATCTGAAAAATACTTCCAAAAATCAGATAATACTTACTTAACAGATGATGATGGTAAAGATTTTCATCAGGATGGTAAAAGGTTAGTGAGAAGCTCAACTGAAGATGCTTTTGTGATTTATGAAGTAGAAAATATCGGAGCGATTAGAGTTGAAGCAGTAGAATTGCATAGTTCGGGAACTTATATCGCGAACAATGATACAGTACTAAAAGATTATCAAATTGAAGTACTTGTCTCACAGGATAATAACACTTATCAATCATTAGAAATGCGTTCTATCTCATTATTCATCAATGATATTATCAATGCCGAAGGAGTAATAGATCAATATAGACATTCTCATAAATTTGCATTTGTATCTAATAAGGAAATTCCTGAGGGGACTAAGTATGTGAAGATTCTTATGAAAAATGGAGTTGAAAATGAAAGTCCTTCCAATTGGAGTTTTCAACTTAATGGAGTGTATTTCTATTCAGATTATTTAGTTCCTGGTTCAGAATCATCTGCTCCAAATGATATTGTGAAATTGGATCAGACGATAACAATAGATCCAATTGGAGATAAAAAGACAACAGATGCTGATTTTGAGTTGGTAGCTTCAACTTCATCAAATCTTGAGTTAGCCTATGCAATTGAAGGTCCTGCTTCTTTAGATGGAACAACTATAACTCTAACTGGAGCTGAAGGAACGGTTAAAATTACTGTTTCTCAATTAGGTAATGAAGAATACAATGCCGCTTCTGAGATAGTAACTTTTAATGTTTCAAAGGAGGAAGTAACAGTACCAGAAACTCCTGAAAATCCGGAAGTACCTGTCGATGATGAAGACCCAATTGAAGATGGAACACCAAGTGATGATAATCCAATTCTTGATGCTGAAATTGATATCCAGGATGTTTCACTTTTCCCAATTCCTGCTTCAAATGTGCTCTATATCAATGGTTTACCGTATGAAGTTGATATAATGGTCGTGAACTTAGTGGGGCAGGTGGTGATGACTACCAAAGCTCAAGATGTGATTGATATCAGCCAATTACTAAATGGTATCTACTTTATCAAATTAGGTAATTTGGGTAGCTTGAGGTTTATCAAAAACTAA
- a CDS encoding two-component regulator propeller domain-containing protein, with product MKFKLLLFYLLSIISIDTYAEQILDSYQFEYFNVSNGLPTNYTYKIRQDHNKLFWLATNSGLVVYDSKNFNVKRPSLRYTGLKNENISAVYLQNDSIIWVGTNSGGLSHYNSRLDYFKHYDNILTKKNRPINRITSITEDADGNLWLSTFYHGVVVFNKEKGIIKRFVENSKVLHLIKDTFGNIWFASRGKLYKYDPSEDRLISAGKVYGEVMELYYDAPRDQIIIGTAKGLYKMATTDMVIQSFPSDKTLDRMKGLNTIKVDQEGRIWVGSWTRGLFVSDREQKYFSKLPLIKDYETNSQYEAILDIFFDQDKNIWVGTANGGLVKLIHEHSIKNYHNTFTNNIGLSDNNILSIYKDNYGTLWCGTWSGGLSYLTKGSTLFQKYPDNKKEKVTKVIPWGDKIIYAGKKGIHIIDNTNNQKKYLGHFLRKFRMNSVLLDENEILYIGTQMNGLLVIDLKKDPNFEQPIIYTTKNSNLVNNRVSAIGKDRSKKVWIGSYGGLQIFDQDKSDFYNIYGHIKDEVKSSLVILSINLEKEGKLWLSTAQGLIKADISNGFKIEKVFTVDDGLNNDCIKGVTFDYNNRLWFSNTLGIGTISPNEKSIINFDREKRFNNVMNNDAIYNDGKKIYFGGTNGLYVLDLEKISLQPEVVPSILVTDFYVNQKRVEVQAERNGRILLEEEVNFEDNIHLFHNENTLSFKVVSPNYHANSTIFYQFRIRELDKNWIDNGDNQLINLINLKPSIYHLEIRSTYDRKNYSAIKTITFTIDPPLYLTWWAKLLYLSSLIVVIYLVLRFIILKSKLENDLKIEKINSEKDNELNESKLMFFTNISHELRTPLTLIISPLSEIMDMDLTPVMKNKVVSINNNAQRLLTLINNLLDFRKAENGMLQLNLREHNFERFIDKIFLNFKNHSESKSIQFDLEKKAKDFNLVFDHDKMEMVVCNLLTNAFKFTKLDGKVKMIISNNSDHVTLTVKDTGKGISTTEQEKIFNRYYQIKDVESINMMGTGLGLALTKKIVELHQGEISIRSEENKGTEFTVTIPHSLIENQSVKEVSSIKEEVSEKKTTITENTREKQSLLIVDDHEEIREYLEDIFKDRYQVTTAANGAEAKELAVKIIPDLILTDVMMPKMNGIDLCKILKDNISTAHIPVLLLTAKTDNKHEIEGLKSGADDYIRKPFDVKVLNTKVETQLRNRLKVQRYFQNKVRFEPNTNLNTENKDEKFLQDVSEFINTNLENESFSVETLAEQCCMSQSTLYRKLKGLTGMTIAGFIRSIRLKKASELLIEDDQKLYVIGSMVGINDYKYFKKEFTKQFGVSPKEYREKKKQEMLVMNS from the coding sequence ATGAAATTTAAGCTATTACTTTTTTATCTTCTGTCTATTATTTCTATTGATACTTATGCTGAACAAATCTTAGATTCCTATCAGTTTGAGTACTTCAATGTTTCCAACGGTTTACCAACAAATTACACCTATAAAATACGACAGGATCATAATAAACTATTTTGGTTAGCGACCAATAGTGGATTGGTGGTTTATGATAGTAAGAACTTTAATGTCAAAAGGCCATCTCTAAGATATACCGGTTTAAAGAATGAGAATATTAGTGCAGTTTATCTTCAAAATGATAGTATCATTTGGGTAGGTACTAATAGTGGGGGATTATCTCATTATAATAGTCGATTAGATTATTTTAAACATTACGATAATATCTTAACTAAAAAGAATAGGCCAATCAATAGAATCACATCTATTACTGAGGATGCTGATGGTAACCTTTGGCTTTCTACATTTTATCATGGAGTTGTTGTTTTCAATAAAGAAAAGGGAATAATAAAAAGGTTTGTTGAAAACTCTAAAGTACTTCATCTTATTAAAGATACTTTTGGTAACATATGGTTTGCATCACGCGGTAAGCTATATAAATATGATCCATCAGAAGACCGACTAATTTCTGCTGGAAAAGTATACGGAGAAGTGATGGAGCTGTATTACGATGCACCTAGGGATCAAATTATTATTGGTACCGCTAAAGGTTTGTACAAAATGGCCACTACAGATATGGTGATTCAATCTTTTCCTTCAGATAAAACGTTGGACAGAATGAAAGGGCTAAATACAATAAAAGTAGATCAGGAAGGCCGAATTTGGGTAGGTTCATGGACAAGAGGATTATTTGTTAGTGACCGAGAACAGAAATATTTTTCGAAGCTTCCATTAATTAAAGATTATGAGACCAATTCTCAATACGAAGCTATTCTGGATATCTTTTTTGATCAAGATAAAAACATTTGGGTAGGTACGGCTAATGGAGGTTTGGTAAAACTTATTCATGAACATTCTATCAAGAATTATCATAATACTTTTACCAATAACATTGGTTTATCAGATAATAACATTCTATCAATTTATAAAGATAATTACGGTACGTTATGGTGCGGAACATGGTCTGGTGGACTCTCTTATCTGACTAAAGGTTCAACACTATTTCAAAAATATCCTGATAATAAAAAAGAAAAAGTAACGAAAGTTATACCTTGGGGAGATAAGATAATCTATGCTGGAAAAAAGGGAATTCATATTATCGACAATACAAATAACCAGAAAAAATACCTAGGTCATTTTTTGAGAAAATTCCGAATGAATTCGGTCTTATTAGATGAAAATGAAATCCTCTATATAGGTACACAAATGAATGGTTTATTAGTGATTGACCTAAAAAAAGATCCAAATTTTGAACAACCTATCATTTATACTACTAAAAATAGTAACCTTGTTAATAATAGAGTAAGTGCAATTGGAAAAGATAGATCTAAAAAGGTATGGATTGGTTCTTATGGAGGGTTACAAATTTTTGATCAGGATAAGAGTGATTTTTATAACATCTATGGTCATATTAAAGATGAAGTAAAATCATCACTTGTGATATTATCTATAAACCTTGAAAAAGAGGGAAAGCTTTGGTTGTCTACTGCACAGGGATTAATTAAAGCAGACATTTCCAATGGTTTTAAAATTGAAAAAGTATTTACAGTCGATGATGGATTAAATAATGACTGTATCAAAGGTGTCACTTTTGATTATAATAATAGATTATGGTTCAGTAATACTTTAGGAATCGGAACTATAAGCCCAAATGAGAAAAGTATCATCAACTTTGATCGAGAGAAAAGGTTCAATAATGTCATGAACAATGATGCCATATATAATGATGGGAAAAAGATCTATTTTGGTGGTACTAATGGTTTATATGTTCTTGATTTAGAAAAAATAAGTTTACAACCTGAAGTGGTTCCTTCCATTCTTGTTACAGACTTTTATGTAAACCAGAAAAGAGTTGAAGTACAGGCAGAAAGAAACGGACGTATCTTATTGGAAGAAGAAGTGAATTTTGAAGACAATATTCACCTTTTTCATAATGAAAATACACTTTCATTTAAAGTAGTTTCACCAAATTATCATGCAAATAGCACTATTTTTTATCAATTCAGGATCAGAGAGCTAGATAAAAATTGGATTGACAATGGAGATAATCAGCTCATCAATTTAATTAACTTAAAACCATCAATATATCATTTAGAAATAAGATCGACCTACGATAGAAAAAATTACAGTGCAATAAAAACGATTACGTTTACTATAGATCCTCCTTTATACTTAACATGGTGGGCTAAACTTTTATATTTATCAAGTTTAATTGTTGTTATCTATTTAGTATTGCGTTTTATAATATTAAAATCAAAATTAGAAAACGATTTAAAGATTGAAAAAATTAATAGTGAAAAAGACAATGAATTGAATGAATCGAAGTTGATGTTTTTCACTAATATTTCCCATGAATTGAGAACACCTCTGACATTGATCATTAGCCCGCTGAGTGAAATCATGGATATGGATCTAACACCTGTGATGAAAAATAAGGTGGTCAGTATAAACAATAATGCACAGCGACTCCTAACGCTTATCAATAATCTTTTAGATTTTAGAAAAGCAGAAAATGGAATGCTTCAATTAAATCTAAGAGAACATAACTTTGAAAGATTTATTGATAAGATTTTTCTGAATTTTAAAAACCACTCAGAATCCAAAAGCATTCAATTTGATTTAGAGAAAAAAGCCAAAGATTTTAATCTTGTATTCGATCATGATAAAATGGAAATGGTCGTATGTAATCTTCTAACCAATGCATTTAAATTCACAAAATTAGATGGTAAAGTGAAGATGATCATCTCAAATAATTCTGATCATGTAACACTGACGGTAAAAGATACGGGAAAAGGGATTTCTACTACTGAGCAAGAAAAAATCTTCAATAGATATTATCAAATTAAGGATGTGGAGAGCATTAATATGATGGGTACTGGTCTTGGATTAGCTTTAACTAAAAAGATTGTAGAGTTACATCAAGGAGAGATTTCAATCCGATCAGAAGAAAATAAAGGAACTGAATTCACTGTGACCATTCCTCACTCATTAATAGAAAATCAATCGGTAAAAGAAGTTTCAAGTATCAAAGAAGAAGTAAGTGAAAAGAAAACAACTATAACAGAGAATACTAGGGAAAAACAAAGCCTCCTTATCGTAGATGATCATGAAGAAATTAGAGAGTATTTAGAGGATATCTTTAAAGATAGGTATCAGGTTACTACTGCGGCAAATGGAGCAGAAGCAAAGGAACTAGCAGTTAAAATTATTCCAGATCTTATTTTAACTGATGTAATGATGCCGAAGATGAATGGTATTGATCTATGTAAAATACTAAAGGATAATATATCAACAGCACACATTCCTGTTTTACTATTAACGGCAAAGACTGATAATAAACATGAAATAGAAGGGTTAAAATCTGGTGCTGATGATTATATAAGAAAGCCGTTTGATGTAAAAGTTTTAAACACAAAGGTTGAGACTCAGTTAAGGAACCGACTCAAAGTACAGAGATACTTCCAAAATAAAGTCAGATTTGAGCCAAACACTAATCTGAATACAGAGAATAAAGACGAAAAATTCTTACAAGATGTCTCTGAATTTATTAATACGAATCTAGAAAATGAATCTTTCTCTGTGGAAACATTAGCAGAACAATGCTGTATGAGTCAATCCACACTGTACAGAAAGCTAAAAGGATTAACAGGAATGACCATCGCAGGCTTTATTCGATCGATACGTTTAAAGAAAGCTTCTGAATTATTAATAGAAGATGATCAGAAGTTGTATGTGATAGGAAGCATGGTCGGAATTAATGATTACAAGTATTTCAAAAAAGAGTTTACTAAACAGTTTGGTGTATCACCAAAGGAGTATAGAGAGAAGAAAAAACAAGAAATGTTGGTAATGAACAGTTAA